From the Nitrospira sp. genome, one window contains:
- a CDS encoding HigA family addiction module antitoxin, translating into MLLLREDFLPEYGLTVSSFAKSLRVSRQTVNELLRERRAVSPEMALRLSRLFGNSPEFWLNAQRAVDLWEAARNIKGTINHISPLTAA; encoded by the coding sequence TTGCTCCTTCTGCGGGAGGATTTTTTGCCGGAGTATGGCCTGACCGTATCCAGCTTTGCCAAGTCTCTTCGGGTGTCTCGCCAGACGGTGAATGAGTTGCTGCGGGAGCGGCGTGCGGTGAGTCCTGAGATGGCGTTGCGACTCTCTCGTTTATTCGGCAACAGCCCTGAATTCTGGTTGAATGCCCAGCGTGCGGTGGACTTGTGGGAGGCTGCGCGGAACATCAAGGGTACGATCAATC